Part of the Deinococcota bacterium genome, GCCATCTTGCACACCGCGTACGCCCTGCTTTACGCCTCCTTGTTCTACCGCGACGCCGGGGGCGGGCTCGAGTTTCCCGGCGGCGGGGAGCCCACCAAACTCGACTTCGCCTACTTCGCCTTTACGGTCGGCACCACCTTCGCCACCTCCGACGTCAAGGTGACGCGCCGCGCCTTTCGGCGGATCGTCTTAGGACACACCGTGCTGTCGTTCGCCTACAACACCGTTATCCTCGCGCTCACCGTCAACCTCATCTTGCTCTGAGCACTTGGGCTTTGCGGCTCAGCCCGCAGCCTCGTCGAAGCGGCTGAGGCGCGCCGAAGACGCCCCCGCCCTCACGGTAGGCTCGCACTGGGCCTGGGTGGTCAATGCCCGCTCCGTCCCGTGGACTATGGTAGACCCATGACCGAGCTGCTCGAGCCAAACAGACCCATGAGCACAGTGTTTGGGGTATTTTGGCTGTCGTCCAGCTAGTGAGAGCCACGCCCTGTCCATCAGAAAGAGAGCCCTTCGAAACGCCCTAGCAGGTGCCGGTCGAACGTTTCCGGTTTGCCGCTGGCGCCGACCTCTTTGAGCGCGATGCGGCCGTCTCCCCCCACGAAGACGAAGCAGGGATAAACGGCGACGCCGTAGGCCCTGTTGATCACGCCGTCGTAGTCCGCGACGGTGCCGACCTTGCCGTCTTGCCAGCCGCCCTCTTCGATGCTGCTCTCGATGCCCGGATGCCGGTCGATAATCGCCAGCGACACGCCCACCTTCAGGCAGGCCTGCACCACGCGCATGTCGACGAGGCCACAGGCCACGCAGCCCTTGCTGCGAAAGTAGAGCAGGGCCGGCAGTTTGTCCTGCACATCGAGGCGCGAGAGCTCGCTCGCCGTCCTTCCCTTCCAGCGGGAGGGGAAGAGCAGGCAGGACAGCACCTCGAGCAGGCTCGAGCCCGCCTGGCGCTCGTCTTTGGCGCGGCGTTGGATTTTGATGCCCATCACCTCACCTTATCGGAACGAGGTTCCCTTGGCAACCAGCTGAAAAATCGCAACGCCAAGAGGACGCCCACAGCCGCCCAGACGAGGATAAGGGCGAGATTGCTCGCCCACAACCCCCAGTCTGGAGGGGTGGAATCAAAGGACATTCTCATCGCCTCGGCAAAGGGCCTTAAGGGAAAAAGAGAGGCCAGCGTGGTGAGCCACCGAGGACTGTCCTCTACAGGTGCGACCATTCCCGAAAAGAAGATGAGCGGAAAGAGGGTGAAGTTGGTTATGGCCGGCGCAGCCTCACCGGAAGGAATGACGGAGGCGACGGCGAGACCGAGGGCGCAGAAGCATCCAGCGCCGACCAGGAGCGCGACCGTCACCATAGGTACGGTAAGCCAACCGAGCTGGATATCGAAAAAGATCACCCCGACGAGGATCATGACCAGGGCGGAAAGCGTTCCCATCCCGGCTGCGGAAACGATGCGAGCGGCGATATACGCGGACGGGGGCAAAGGAGTGCCGCGGAGGCGCTTCAGAATCCCCTTGTCGCGGGCAAAGGCGACTTCTATCGCCGTGTTCACATAACAAGCGACCACCACGCCGAGTGCGGCGATGCCGGGAATCACCGCCTGAGAAAAGCCTATGTCAGCAAAGGCTACATCCCCAGCGCGTCGCCAATAAAGCAGTAGGAGAAGGGCTACGGGCAAAACAAAGGTGAAGACCGCCGCGGGTGGAACACGCCAAAAGAGTCGAATCTGCCACCACGCCTCCCGCAAGGCCATAGCAAGCCAAGCGTTGCGGGCGCGAGGTCGCCGCTGACGTAGCGTGGCCTGACTTTCTGTCATGGACTTTTGACCTCATCTGAATTCGAGCGACCGCCTACCAGCTCGAGGTACACGTCCTCGAGCGAGGGCCGGATGACTTGCAGTGCCTCCAACATTTCATCCCTACGCCGAGACCACGCGGTAAGAGCGTCCACCATGACTTCCGGCTCCCGCGTTTTTATCCTTACTTCGTTATTCCGCACTTCAAGCAAATCGCGAATCTCAGGAGGAAGGCTCGCCAGTACCGCTGCTTCCGGCACTCGGAAACTGACGACTGCGCTGGGCGCAAGCCTTGCGATCAGCGACGTTACATCGCCTTCTGCCACGATATGTCCCTCGGCAAGGACCAACACGCAGTCGGCCAGAACCTGGGCTTCTTCCATGTAGTGCGTGGTCAGCAAGATCGTCTTTCCGAGCGAGGCGAAGTCCTTGATGACCCGCCAAAACTTTCGCCTCGCCTCCGGATCGAATCCCGTGGTCGGCTCGTCGAGAAAGATAAGCTCCGGATTTCCGATGATCCCAAGCGCGAAGTCGAGGCGCCGCCTTTCGCCCCCGCTGAGCGCTTTGACTCTTATACCCGCCTTTTGCTCCAGCCCTACGAGCTCGACGGCTTCTTTCGGCTTTCGGGGCCTCGGATAGTATCCGGCAAAAAGACTCAAGGCCTCTAGGACAGTGAGCTCTTCGTACATGCCCGACGTTTGTAAAACGATGCCGATTCGCGCTCTGAACTCCGAACCACCCTCTCCAGGATCGAAGCCGAGTACGGACACGGAGCCGCGGGACTGCCGCCTGTAGCCCTCGAGGATTT contains:
- a CDS encoding ABC transporter permease; protein product: MALREAWWQIRLFWRVPPAAVFTFVLPVALLLLLYWRRAGDVAFADIGFSQAVIPGIAALGVVVACYVNTAIEVAFARDKGILKRLRGTPLPPSAYIAARIVSAAGMGTLSALVMILVGVIFFDIQLGWLTVPMVTVALLVGAGCFCALGLAVASVIPSGEAAPAITNFTLFPLIFFSGMVAPVEDSPRWLTTLASLFPLRPFAEAMRMSFDSTPPDWGLWASNLALILVWAAVGVLLALRFFSWLPREPRSDKVR
- a CDS encoding ABC transporter ATP-binding protein, with product MNRQAVMVKGLHKWYGTFHAVRGVDFTAQQGEIVAILGPNGAGKTTILEILEGYRRQSRGSVSVLGFDPGEGGSEFRARIGIVLQTSGMYEELTVLEALSLFAGYYPRPRKPKEAVELVGLEQKAGIRVKALSGGERRRLDFALGIIGNPELIFLDEPTTGFDPEARRKFWRVIKDFASLGKTILLTTHYMEEAQVLADCVLVLAEGHIVAEGDVTSLIARLAPSAVVSFRVPEAAVLASLPPEIRDLLEVRNNEVRIKTREPEVMVDALTAWSRRRDEMLEALQVIRPSLEDVYLELVGGRSNSDEVKSP